Proteins from a single region of Xenopus laevis strain J_2021 chromosome 9_10S, Xenopus_laevis_v10.1, whole genome shotgun sequence:
- the xirp2.S gene encoding xin actin-binding repeat-containing protein 2 isoform X3, with protein sequence MAMYQAAASSTVKTSTANVSEDSEACLVPGGLASMKKHFEKSEVASSQRAVTQYQYQQKSVQQTRKSQEVTFTSSSHAAEQRTQFSAVNAQQVSMNQQHTHETSTASHYNQEADEVEEISKISTQVLKEQFERSLKEKGAKTNLSTISQAKHSKIYNEHPAFEWPVVSTIHSNSASRVQNAVTEESSKHVVSSDNLASATFGSLEEFPPPPPPDILETEELADFSQSPEPPSYAEQQTCAVSKELYSKQRNIYELKRLYKHIHPEVRKNLQKEFYNEVSDIVACKGEHNGVVKGDVQQVKYAFENPVGSPQKCLSPEREYLEWDEILKGEVQSMRWVFENQPLASIKDESPEPSHIKSIGEQEIIAGGDVKYTTWMFETKPIDALGVDISKTTENTEKVPDLSRGDVRTATWLFETQPLDCMNKIYKEDDLSNTLKTTEDIKGGDVKLGKHLFETTFQSEISSLRLSSELEECKGDVKTSIKKFETEPKYVLKDSFGKMLEIKTVQKEEVEKGDVKTARWMFETQPLDAINQDEVQVKVVRGISLEESLTGGVGKAKWLFETQALDTIKEVESTITEKEDIIGADVYQKCWIFETIPMDMLKDNANEKPMQEEEIIGGDVSNTKYLFETVPMDELKENDEVGKLKQVVTMDDEKGDARHQRWVFETKPLGEIREDYKDHIRTVQLDEMHKGDVISCKNAFERGDLTKSELTYKIAVEDVDKGTVKLNKKLFETTPLYAIQDRFGHYHEVQTIRKEEVVRGDVRNCQWMFETIPIDQFRENVESYQIIKGISSEQIQSGDVKTGKWLFETQPLDSFKYVSSAEDEEIITENETDIVKGDVKMCKWLFETQQMEDLYDKQDKMSASVDIQKGDVKTCTWLFETQPLDTIHDESEKTETIDQNNIQGRDVQRVCFLFETENLDNIQEEEKRDFKRVVEIDIQSGDVSSMKYIFENQPLDKISSNSDEVLQKIKTMKQEDLQNGNVLSCKWLFENRSIDEINTNHTKSKSEFAINDVQGGNVRKGCFIFETFSLDQIKDKHSEEYFTRTIDEEEIIKGDVKNYTLMFETQPLYAIQDKEGFYHEVTTVKKEEVSHGNVRGTRWLFETKPLDSFQDSNKVYIIKSVTQEDIQKGDVNSVRYRFETQSLDTISEDTKTVFRTIEDVQGGNVKGNKERFEQEDDSSKYVRTVSISEIKQGNVKTSTWLFETHSVDEIHGEDYQNIKTVSKEDIDAGDVKEAVWLFENHNLDLLKKGDENVKEMERESIPHADVRTTTWLFETTPLHEFNEHTIEKQDIIGKNIQETLKELYSHKIVESHGIILEADEIGDIRMAKYKLMNQDSPKIQKEEIISGDLHSIMMNLLSENSSENRMIMLNDEEKGNVSLTKCQLFNRTQDIQEQKEDIIRGDIQDTIKNLLNIQNFCKQGILIQESEKGDIKMTVYSLLNQSDKNTVQRDEVIAGDIKHTLSNLKSFGVSSENREKVKIEDSERGNVQFYTTCIESGALDYLRQLQKSTDESVEEKEHEEIIGGDVEGTKLQLKRQHFQIERTVDESDIIPGDVYNTVKVFMTEPEHKSFDVNKEEVVKGNLRETLNSLSQAINQNVTVQKEEIIKADLPAMLKSLNESQYQMREVEKADVIPGDVQRTINSLEKTVNMKPEFVKEEIVHGNLDATLKSLQEAQHYVKQVEKENVISGNIDVTMKNLLDVSSEKKYVQHQVSIQGDVRNTIKSFKQPSINVQCQEGKVKNTKQSTQQSETQCKTETDLSSGEYITAGHDDNPQSLATNCKNQQSLNTGQETKNESQKTLVNNVPLKNEENRILCRKVASKDSVCSVTESKLKMNKTAWKKQNTISGTQSSELISGEKKCLLQGFSEGHKEKTPTDTINQSKVIQKAQLSSSINTFKSTASQQAINVINESSHQVFDHAHRQVTNQQTQITQYATKSHAKNQVDIQQAEILDSINNNIENKEKVQMPKESKTLESRSLTKKKSIEDVTVKRKIGSSISDHHLQMKNNPQALVVRKSKEKPEIYSPPPPPPPPPPVIEPLAAQLPLPPPPPPFPLIKTNNEPEHFPSPPPPVTDKLYTDIFPPVAPVTPPPLTNHKDNVNKKVSFQPFYEQKTQHFSNNYSIKQSGTKQKSGKNKQAIKYFEKQMPDVPPKSKLPVFQHKVEDITVTNKSKSKQSTTSEYVQNISATQVSELQKKDSEQGIISQGALSSKEKVHVPQNIPPTLKPETGIVNSNVLHVKVSETNVQDIDQLMCDQELERIHNETFKTKETLYLPPIVSPGLKTESHLTKSTLQHGITSIINEQKISQTEATVSQHVQNIQNNDINVHDFDQAICDREMERIHEETLKPKKKTFYPPKSSPFLQPETPPSKLKTNVRKFKTPLMIAEEKYRQQKEEMEKNKEKTLCQGIKSEVAESHIVQAMAGSEVNISVKDSQNVTERTTCNLHHTNHSVPPVHATESKTSFLERQNLSKQSNQVNIKSDEAQSIVQRAQVKHEPSLQMQKKYETPEHTSEQYVSSNFEGSDNVEQFKQPSFQNISPSLQRMPPNKNVKNLIKPGKLIQEVTSTESKLQIDNKSHLTKQEIAKESHKVVHFRETSPQQSVSQTSKQKEQDASLTVNTQSVEMDTRKVESKSEVISLTRSQERVQSPKIFKKLQAKKEQSNTDSTSTQIRKLGTSEDISGHQQRQFKSPNQKSLVQESNMATQKIVKDKKVHEREMAENKKIFHSTQESVIKKENTSIDVIECIRKCEELQEIIIKINTFESNIQTLNTDTFTTFLNIIPGWLISEETKKVLTEMASSSNLDYIREQLSHIKNKTVDMQSYFERDIHSAIKSSTTMKSRNEASTHIGIAQNQIKPVSKKVENSNKVVKEKSKINNDVSRVLNDIRQTECRSCSPSLKTRSPSPTYITIESTARRTDSPHKERPQCVSPLQKAETQAPPPPPRSVTPKTSTRSEQLGKLKDTTAKLSQGTQARAVTPIPVVIEKKCEIIHSPATLRRQLKIESHATETICTTPVPTNYVTVGTIGEKTEVYEESRKSEVQKFNSHQEPKHIPEWLGQDVISITHSGAIPKSHVLSTREKTIYTKEKGNSSEKFKFKNESNNPEAANVHFTADQGKFQSEQRKTVQQVKQKSQTEFEDIKSQGKSRNVPIKQIKDFKDNASKQVYVNRKNRDDIFKPMVHSETISIAEHVSGVDVREIKTERSTITPNLETIKAGFEFKHAPPTYEDVISGHMLDISATESSDEILKNFQRTWEENERVFKSLGYTVSDTSEMKSSYHQEEYITENTSGQGHLHYLSKEGLSNGMSRSRQADLS encoded by the exons CAAACAAGAAAGAGCCAAGAAGTTACATTCACAAGCAGCAGCCATGCAGCAGAGCAAAGAACACAGTTTTCTGCTGTGAATGCACAACAG GTTTCTATGAATCAgcaacatacccatgagacaagCACAGCATCTCATTATAATCAAGAAGCTGATGAAGTCG AAGAAATATCAAAGATTTCGACACAAGTTCTCAAAGAACAATTTGAAAGATCTCTCAAGGAAAAAGGAGCTAAGACTAATTTAAGCACCATTTCCCAAGCAAAGCATTCAAAG ATCTATAATGAGCATCCAGCATTTGAGTGGCCAGTGGTATCCACCATCCATAGCAACTCAGCAAGTAGAGTCCAAAATGCAGTGACTGAGGAGTCAAGCAAGCATGTTGTATCCTCTGATAATCTTGCTTCAGCTACATTTGGAAGTTTAGAAGAGTTtcctcctccacctcctccagaTATTTTAGAGACAGAGGAATTGGCAGATTTTTCCCAGTCCCCAGAGCCCCCCAGCTATGCAGAGCAGCAAACATGTGCTGTGTCCAAAGAATTATATTCCAAGCAAAGGAATATTTATGAGTTAAAACGCTTATACAAACATATTCATCCAGAAGTTAGAAAGAACTTACAAAAGGAATTTTATAATGAAGTTTCTGATATTGTTGCCTGTAAAGGTGAACACAATGGTGTAGTAAAAGGAGATGTACAACAAGTTAAATATGCATTTGAAAATCCAGTGGGTAGTCCTCAGAAGTGCCTTAGCCCAGAAAGAGAATATCTAGAATGGGATGAAATTCTGAAAGGTGAAGTGCAATCAATGAGATGGGTCTTTGAAAACCAACCTTTAGCTTCAATTAAAGATGAATCCCCTGAGCCAAGCCATATCAAGAGTATTGGAGAGCAAGAAATAATTGCAGGTGGTGATGTGAAATACACAACATGGATGTTTGAGACAAAACCAATCGATGCTTTGGGTGTGGACATTTCTAAAACTACAGAGAATACAGAAAAGGTCCCTGATCTTTCAAGGGGTGATGTGCGGACAGCAACTTGGTTGTTTGAAACTCAGCCACTAGATTGTATGAATAAAATTTATAAGGAGGATGACTTATCTAACACATTGAAAACCACTGAAGACATTAAAGGAGGTGATGTAAAATTAGGAAAGCACTTATTTGAAACTACTTTTCAAAGTGAAATCAGCTCACTGAGACTAAGCTCAGAGCTTGAGGAGTGTAAAGGTGATGTTAAAACATCAATTAAGAAATTTGAAACTGAACCTAAATATGTCTTAAAAGATAGTTTTGGAAAAATGCTAGAAATTAAGACTGTTCAGAAAGAAGAGGTAGAGAAAGGAGATGTGAAAACAGCAAGATGGATGTTTGAAACCCAGCCTTTGGATGCAATCAACCAGGATGAAGTGCAAGTTAAAGTTGTTCGGGGCATATCACTGGAAGAAAGCCTTACAGGGGGTGTAGGAAAAGCTAAGTGGTTATTTGAAACTCAGGCCCTAGATACAATAAAAGAAGTAGAAAGCACTATCACAGAAAAAGAAGACATAATTGGTGCTGATGTGTACCAAAAATGTTGGATCTTTGAAACTATTCCAATGGACATGCTTAAAGATAATGCTAATGAAAAGCCTATGCAAGAAGAAGAGATAATAGGAGGGGATGTTAGTAATACTAAATATTTGTTTGAAACAGTGCCAATGGATGAACTTAAGGAAAATGATGAAGTGGGCAAACTAAAACAAGTAGTTACCATGGATGATGAAAAAGGTGATGCACGCCATCAAAGATGGGTTTTTGAGACAAAACCACTTGGAGAAATAAGAGAAGACTACAAAGACCATATCAGAACTGTTCAACTTGATGAAATGCATAAAGGAGATGTGATCAGCTGTAAAAATGCCTTTGAGAGGGGGGATTTAACAAAAAGTGAATTAACATATAAAATTGCAGTTGAAGATGTTGACAAGGGCACAGTAAAgcttaataaaaaactttttgaaacaaCCCCCCTCTATGCAATTCAGGATCGTTTTGGACATTATCATGAAGTCCAAACTATTCGCAAGGAAGAAGTTGTAAGAGGTGATGTACGAAACTGTCAGTGGATGTTTGAGACTATACCCATTGATCAATTTCGAGAAAATGTGGAGAGTTATCAGATTATCAAAGGTATATCTTCTGAGCAAATACAATCTGGCGATGTTAAAACAGGTAAATGGCTTTTTGAAACACAGCCACTGGATTCTTTTAAATATGTTAGTAGTGCAGAGGATGAAGAAATAATCACAGAAAATGAAACTGATATTGTTAAAGGAGATGTCAAGATGTGTAAATGGCTATTTGAAACCCAGCAAATGGAAGATCTTTATGACAAACAGGATAAGATGTCAGCCAGTGTAGATATTCAAAAGGGAGATGTTAAAACCTGCACATGGCTTTTTGAAACACAGCCTCTTGACACTATACATGATgaatcagaaaaaacagaaactaTTGACCAAAATAATATTCAAGGCAGAGATGTACAAAGAGTATGCTTTCTTTTTGAGACAGAAAATTTAGACAACATACAAGAAGAAGAGAAAAGGGACTTCAAAAGGGTTGTTGAAATTGACATACAGTCAGGTGATGTATCCtccatgaaatatatttttgaaaaccaaCCTTTGGATAAAATTAGTTCAAATTCTGATGAAgtgctgcaaaaaataaaaacaatgaaacaagAGGACCTGCAGAATGGAAATGTCCTCAGTTGTAAGTGGCTGTTTGAGAATCGCTCTATTGATGAAATTAATACAAACCACACGAAAAGCAAATCAGAATTTGCCATTAATGATGTGCAAGGTGGCAATGTGAGAAAAGGATGTTTCATCTTTGAGACATTTTCATTGGATCAGATCAAAGATAAACATTCTGAAGAGTACTTTACAAGAACAATTGATGAAGAAGAGATAATAAAAGGAGATGTGAAAAATTATACTCTGATGTTTGAAACACAACCTTTATATGCTATTCAGGATAAGGAAGGATTTTATCATGAAGTGACTACTGTGAAGAAGGAGGAAGTTTCTCATGGTAATGTTCGAGGAACAAGGTGGTTGTTTGAGACTAAGCCCTTGGACTCTTTTCAAGATTCAAATAAAGTTTATATCATAAAATCTGTTACACAAGAAGATATTCAGAAAGGAGATGTCAACTCTGTTCGATATCGTTTTGAAACCCAGTCACTAGATACGATATCTGAAGACACAAAAACAGTATTTCGTACAATTGAAGATGTTCAAGGTGGTAATGTAAAGGGCAATAAAGAACGATTTGAACAGGAAGATGATTCTAGCAAGTATGTTAGAACAGTAAGCATAAGTGAAATTAAGCAGGGCAATGTTAAAACATCAACATGGTTATTTGAAACACACTCTGTTGATGAGATTCATGGAGAGGATTATCAAAATATAAAGACTGTGAGTAAAGAGGACATTGATGCAGGAGATGTGAAAGAAGCAGTTTGGCTTTTTGAAAATCACAATTTAGATTTGTTGAAAAAAGGAGATGAAAATGTTAAAGAGATGGAAAGGGAATCAATCCCACATGCTGATGTTCGAACTACAACATGGCTATTTGAAACAACACCTTTACACGAGTTTAATGAACACACAATAGAAAAACAAGATATTATTGGAAAAAACATCCAGGAGACCTTAAAAGAACTTTACAGCCATAAAATTGTAGAGTCTCATGGTATTATTTTAGAGGCAGATGAGATTGGTGATATCCGTATGGCTAAGTACAAGCTAATGAATCAGGACTCTCCAAAAATACAAAAGGAAGAAATTATAAGCGGCGACCTTCATAGTATTATGATGAATTTATTATCTGAAAACTCCTCCGAAAACAGAATGATTATGTTAAATGATGAGGAAAAAGGTAATGTTAGCTTAACAAAATGCCAGTTATTTAACAGAACTCAGGATATTCAGGAACAAAAAGAAGATATTATAAGAGGTGATATACAAGATACCATTAAGAACCTTCTTAATATTCAGAATTTTTGTAAACAAGGAATACTTATTCAAGAAAGTGAAAAGGGAGATATTAAAATGACTGTTTACTCTCTTCTAAATCAAAGTGACAAGAACACCGTGCAACGTGATGAAGTGATAGCGGGTGACATAAAGCACACATTATCTAACTTAAAATCCTTTGGAGTGTCCAGTGAAAACCGAGAGAAAGTGAAAATAGAAGACTCTGAGAGAGGCAATGTGCAGTTTTACACTACGTGCATTGAATCAGGAGCATTAGATTATCTAAGACAACTGCAGAAATCAACAGATGAATCTGTTGAGGAAAAAGAACATGAAGAAATAATTGGAGGTGATGTTGAAGGTACCAAACTGCAGCTTAAAAGGCAGCATTTTCAAATTGAACGCACTGTTGATGAAAGTGATATTATCCCAGGAGATGTATATAATACAGTTAAGGTTTTCATGACTGAGCCAGAGCATAAATCTTTTGATGTAAATAAAGAAGAAGTTGTAAAGGGCAATTTAAGAGAAACCCTAAATTCACTTAGCCAAGCTATAAATCAGAATGTTACTGTACAGAAAGAGGAGATTATTAAAGCTGATCTCCCTGCAATGTTGAAATCTCTCAATGAATCACAGTATCAAATGAGAGAAGTGGAAAAGGCAGATGTCATCCCTGGTGATGTTCAAAGAACCATCAATTCTCTGGAAAAAACAGTAAACATGAAACCAGAGTTTGTTAAGGAGGAGATTGTTCATGGCAACCTTGATGCTACATTAAAGTCTTTACAAGAAGCACAACATTATGTCAAACAAGTAgagaaggaaaatgtaatatcaggCAACATTGATGTAACAATGAAAAACCTCCTAGATGTTTCTTCAGAAAAGAAATATGTCCAACACCAGGTGAGTATACAGGGAGATGTCAGAAACACCATAAAGAGTTTCAAACAGCCATCTATAAATGTCCAATGCCAAGAAGGTAAAGTGAAAAACACAAAGCAAAGCACTCAACAATCAGAAACACAATGTAAAACTGAAACAGATTTGTCAAGTGGAGAATATATCACTGCAGGCCATGATGACAACCCCCAGAGTTTGGCAACCAACTGCAAGAACCAACAAAGCTTGAACACAGGGCAGGAAACTAAAAACGAGTCACAGAAAACCCTTGTTAATAATGTCCCATTGAAAAATGAGGAAAACAGAATTTTGTGTCGAAAAGTGGCTAGCAAAGATTCAGTCTGCAGTGTAACTGAATCTaagttaaaaatgaataaaacagccTGGAAAAAGCAAAACACCATCTCTGGCACTCAGTCTTCAGAACTAATATCTGGagagaaaaaatgtttacttcaagGATTTAGTGAGGGTcataaagaaaaaacacctacAGACACAATCAATCAAAGCAAGGTGATACAAAAAGCACAACTGTCATCAAGTATTAATACTTTCAAATCTACTGCATCACAACAAGCTATCAATGTGATTAATGAAAGCAGCCATCAAGTATTTGATCATGCTCACAGACAAGTGACAAACCAACAGACACAAATTACTCAATATGCTACCAAAAGTCATGCAAAGAATCAAGTGGACATTCAACAAGCAGAAATTTTAGATTCTATCAATAATAATATTGAAAACAAAGAGAAAGTACAAATGCCAAAAGAAAGTAAAACCCTTGAGAGTAGAAGTCTAACTAAAAAGAAGTCTATTGAAGATGTTACAGTAAAAAGGAAAATTGGATCATCCATATCAGATCATcatttgcaaatgaaaaataatCCACAAGCTTTAGTTGTGAGAAAATCAAAAGAGAAACCAGAAATATATTCcccacctcctcctccacctccccCACCACCAGTAATAGAGCCATTAGCAGCCCAACTTCCTTTACCCCCACCTCCACcaccttttcctttaataaagacaaacaaTGAGCCTGAGCATTTTCcttcacctcctccacctgtaaCTGATAAGCTGTATACTGACATTTTTCCACCAGTTGCACCAGTAACCCCACCACCTCTCACAAACCACAAGGACAATGtcaacaaaaaagtaagttttcaGCCATTTTATGAGCAGAAAACTCAACATTTTTCGAATAACTATTCCATAAAGCAGTCAGggacaaaacaaaaaagtggCAAGAATAAACAAGCTATAAAATATTTTGAGAAACAAATGCCAGATGTACCTCCAAAGTCTAAGTTACCTGTCTTTCAGCATAAAGTGGAAGATATCACAGTTACTAATAAAAGTAAGAGTAAGCAATCAACAACATCAGAATATGTCCAAAATATTTCTGCAACTCAAGTTTCTGAACTACAAAAAAAAGACTCTGAACAAGGAATAATTAGTCAAGGAGCATTATCATCCAAAGAAAAAGTACACGTGCCACAGAATATACCTCCAACATTAAAACCTGAGACTGGGATAGTGAATTCTAATGTGTTACATGTAAAGGTTTCTGAAACCAATGTGCAAGACATTGATCAACTGATGTGTGATCAAGAACTAGAGAGAATCCACAATGAAACCTTTAAAACAAAGGAAACATTATATTTGCCTCCAATAGTATCCCCAGGATTAAAAACAGAAAGTCATCTGACAAAATCCACCCTACAACATGGAATTACCTCAATAATTAATGAGCAAAAGATTTCTCAAACAGAGGCCACAGTTTCCCAACATGTTCAAAATATTCAGAACAATGACATAAATGTACATGATTTTGATCAAGCCATATGTGACCGTGAAATGGAAAGGATTCATGAAGAAACTTTAAAacccaagaaaaaaacattttatccacCTAAATCATCCCCATTTTTGCAACCTGAAACTCCACCATCAAAACTTAAAACTAATGTAAGAAAATTTAAAACTCCTTTAATGATTGCAGAAGAGAAATATCGTCAGCAGaaagaagaaatggaaaaaaataaagagaagacATTGTGCCAGGGCATTAAGTCAGAAGTGGCCGAATCTCACATTGTACAAGCTATGGCAGGATCAGAAGTCAACATTTCTGTTAAAGATTCACAAAATGTAACAGAGAGAACCACATGTAATTTACATCACACCAATCATTCAGTACCTCCTGTACATGCTACTGAATCGAAAACATCTTTTTTGGAGAGGCAAAATCTATCAAAACAAAGCAACCAGGTAAATATTAAATCAGATGAGGCACAATCTATAGTCCAAAGAGCACAAGTTAAACATGAGCCAAGTTTACAGATGCAGAAAAAATATGAAACACCTGAACATACTAGTGAACAATATGTTTCCAGCAATTTTGAAGGGTCAGACAATGTAGAGCAGTTCAAACAACCCAGTTTTCAAAACATATCTCCTAGTCTTCAGAGAATGCCCCccaacaaaaatgtaaagaatttgATAAAGCCTGGAAAGCTTATACAGGAAGTAACTAGCACTGAAAGTAAGCTACAAATTGACAACAAGTCCCATCTTACCAAGCAAGAAATAGCTAAAGAAAGCCACAAGGTGGTACATTTCAGGGAAACTAGCCCACAACAATCAGTTTCCCAGACCTCAAAACAAAAAGAACAAGATGCATCACTGACAGTCAATACTCAGTCTGTTGAAATGGATACAAGAAAAGTAGAAAGCAAGAGTGAAGTAATCTCCTTAACTAGAAGTCAAGAGCGTGTCCAAAgcccaaaaatatttaaaaaactccaAGCAAAAAAGGAGCAGAGTAACACAGATAGTACTTCAACTCAAATTAGAAAACTTGGAACATCAGAAGACATTTCTGGCCACCAGCAGAGACAGTTCAAATCTCCAAATCAGAAAAGCCTGGTTCAAGAAAGCAACATGGCAACTCAAAAGATTGTGAAAGATAAGAAAGTACATGAAAGAGAAatggcagaaaataaaaaaatatttcattcaaCTCAGGAATCTGTAATCAAAAAGGAAAACACTTCAATCGATGTGATTGAGTGCATACGAAAGTGTGAGGAACTTcaagaaattataataaaaataaatacatttgaatcaAACATACAAACCCTAAACACTGACACGTTTACAACTTTCCTTAATATTATTCCTGGTTGGTTAATAAGTGAAGAAACAAAGAAAGTCCTAACTGAAATGGCATCATCCAGCAACCTAGATTATATTAGAGAACAATTATCTCACATAAAGAACAAAACAGTGGATATGCAGTCTTACTTTGAAAGAGATATACATTCAGCAATAAAATCATCTACGACTATGAAAAGCAGAAATGAGGCCAGCACTCACATTGGAATAGCCCAAAATCAAATCAAGCCTGTCTCCAAAAAGGTAGAGAATTCCAACAAAGTAgttaaagaaaaatctaaaattaatAATGACGTTAGCAGAGTATTAAATGATATCAGACAGACAGAGTGCAGATCTTGTTCTCCATCTTTAAAAACAAGATCTCCATCACCAACATATATAACAATTGAGTCCACAGCAAGGCGCACAGACTCTCCACACAAAGAAAGGCCACAATGTGTATCTCCTCTTCAAAAAGCAGAAACACAAGCACCTCCACCCCCACCAAGATCAGTAACACCCAAAACATCAACTCGTTCAGAGCAACTTGGTAAACTAAAAGACACAACTGCAAAGTTATCTCAAGGAACACAGGCTCGAGCTGTCACTCCAATTCCcgtagtaattgaaaaaaagtgtgaaattatACATTCTCCTGCTACACTAAGAAGGCAACTCAAAATTGAAAGCCATGCCACAGAGACAATATGTACAACACCAGTTCCTACAAATTATGTTACTGTCGGCACAATAGGGGAGAAAACAGAAGTATATGAAGAATCCAGAAAATCAGAAGTTCAAAAATTTAATTCTCACCAAGAACCCAAACACATTCCAGAATGGCTAGGGCAAGATGTTATTTCAATCACACATAGCGGCGCCATCCCCAAAAGTCATGTATTATCCACAAGAGAAAAAACTATTTAcacaaaagaaaaagggaattcttctgaaaaatttaaatttaaaaatgaatcaaacaatcctgaagctgcaaatgttcattttacagcAGACCAAGGTAAATTCCAAAGTGAACAAAGAAAAACAGTGCAACAGGTTAAACAGAAATCTCAGACAGAGTTCGAAGACATTAAGTCACAAGGAAAATCTAGAAATGTTCCCATAAAGCAAATAAAGGATTTCAAGGATAATGCATCAAAACAAGTCTATGTTAACAGGAAAAATAGAGATGACATTTTCAAACCAATGGTACATTCTGAAACAATATCTATTGCTGAACATGTTTCTGGTGTAGATGTGAGAGAAATCAAAACTGAAAGGTCAACAATAACACCAAACTTAGAAACTATAAAGGCAGGGTTTGAGTTCAAGCATGCACCTCCAACCTATGAAGATGTCATTTCTGGTCACATGTTGGACATTTCTGCTACTGAGTCATCAGATGAAATACTGAAGAATTTTCAGAGGACATGGGAAGAAAATGAAAGGGTGTTCAAAAGTCTTGGCTACACTGTTTCAGACACTTCTGAGATGAAAAGTAGTTACCATCAAGAAGAGTATATTACTG AAAACACATCAGGACAAggacatttgcattatttgtcaAAAGAAGGTTTATCCAATGGAATGTCTAGAAGcagacaagcagatctttcaTAA